A genomic window from Acidobacteriota bacterium includes:
- a CDS encoding class I SAM-dependent methyltransferase has product MNSITASVSELESLKSKLKTTWMSGDFDKIAQIIEAGGEEFIARLQIKPGTQVLDVACGTGNLSLPAARAGAIVTGVDIAPNLLTTARARAQAEEIKIQFDEGDAEALPYANGRFDEVVTMFGAMFAPQPQVVAWELTRVCRLGGRLAMANWTPAGFIGQLFKITSQHVPPPPMPSPLLWGDEERVQERLRTGFTDLQLNRRELIMDFSMTPAEAVEFFRTWYGPTLRAFAALSEAGQSALRRDLVTLWTEHNRATDGTTRIVAEYLEVVARRA; this is encoded by the coding sequence ATGAATAGCATAACTGCTTCCGTTTCGGAGTTGGAAAGTTTGAAGTCCAAATTGAAAACCACCTGGATGTCGGGCGATTTCGATAAGATTGCTCAAATCATTGAAGCGGGCGGCGAAGAATTTATTGCCCGCTTGCAAATAAAGCCCGGAACCCAGGTGTTAGATGTCGCTTGTGGCACCGGCAATCTGTCGCTTCCGGCGGCGCGCGCCGGTGCCATCGTGACCGGCGTGGATATTGCGCCGAATCTGTTGACCACCGCGCGGGCGCGCGCGCAAGCCGAAGAAATCAAAATCCAATTTGATGAAGGCGATGCCGAAGCCCTGCCTTATGCCAATGGTAGGTTTGATGAAGTCGTGACCATGTTCGGCGCAATGTTCGCCCCGCAACCGCAGGTCGTCGCCTGGGAACTGACGCGCGTCTGCCGTTTGGGCGGACGATTGGCAATGGCGAACTGGACGCCCGCTGGCTTTATCGGTCAACTATTTAAAATCACCAGCCAACACGTTCCACCGCCGCCGATGCCTTCACCTTTGTTGTGGGGCGATGAAGAGAGAGTGCAGGAACGTTTGCGCACAGGCTTTACCGACCTGCAACTTAACCGGCGCGAACTCATCATGGATTTTTCCATGACGCCAGCCGAAGCCGTCGAGTTTTTCCGCACCTGGTACGGACCTACGCTTCGCGCCTTCGCAGCCTTGAGCGAAGCCGGGCAGTCGGCATTGCGCCGCGACCTCGTGACGCTTTGGACAGAGCATAACCGCGCGACGGATGGCACAACCCGCATCGTTGCCGAATATCTCGAAGTCGTTGCCAGGCGCGCTTAA
- a CDS encoding UPF0182 family protein, protein MENGSFIDDDVVDITPRKRRPWLRWLIAIVVLLFLFGSSLLSIYIDALWFSSEGYSDVYWYKFKLGGWLFLIFFVVTFLLIRLPFYLLNRALPALTERPRVKFASVQDLRDINLLPVIYRPGVWILSAVVAFFSAMNLSSEWADFALYLNAANTGVTDAIFNRDISFYLFKLPVWDLLANWFLAICFVLFIATSLLALYVSYIERMRGGDTVKTNKQTVAAISIASALLALGFALNTYLNRFEYLSKRHDLFSGANYTDVNVSLPGLTVVIVVLLLALVALLANALVMKRVRIIVWSAIIIVATWVIAIGILPSSTYSFSVKPNELAKESPYIQHNIIATRTAFGVDRFEERPLQPTPSVTPAHIQNNRDTLNNLRLWDRDTLQKVLGQIQAIRTYYKFETPDVDRYTVNGKLRQVLLAPREMDVEQLPEQSRNWINQHIVYTHGYGVTVSTVNEFSSEGQPNLLLKNMPVESASPDLKITRPEIYFGESTDSHVYVKTKPQGGTLPEFNYPAEGDNDSYNVYEGQSGIAVGGLFRKLALSVYLGDGTNLLFSDYVTADSRVLMRRDIEQRIKTIAPFLMYDDDPYIVIGKDGKLYWMIDAFTYSDRYPYSTAYRAAGQNVNYIRNSVKVVVDAYEGTAKFYVFEPDDAIIKSYQNIFPQLFKPASEMPEDLREHVRYPSLLVSLQAFVYTLYHIQNSQTFYNHEDLWAIATEEGLNAQNKEVNYMRPYHVLLQLPGTEGRLEFANILPFTPAGEGRNNMIGWLAARSDGEKYGRTLVYSFPKNVTINGPTQIRARVNQDAYLSQQMTLWNQKGSRLIRGSMLVIPLADALMYVEPFYLQAENSPLPELRQVAIATQDRLVSGKTFEEALNALMPGLAAQTPVSGQVAQPSPTPSTDKPSTDKPSTGQPSEIERLAKQAQQLITDYERLSAEGKHRDAGEKLDQLKQVLSELAKRRSGQ, encoded by the coding sequence ATGGAAAACGGATCTTTTATTGATGATGACGTAGTTGACATCACGCCGCGCAAACGCCGCCCCTGGCTTCGGTGGCTGATTGCCATTGTCGTTTTACTATTTTTGTTCGGCTCCTCGTTGCTTTCCATTTACATCGATGCGTTGTGGTTTTCTTCGGAAGGCTATTCGGATGTCTACTGGTATAAATTCAAACTTGGCGGCTGGTTGTTTCTCATCTTTTTTGTCGTCACCTTTTTACTGATTCGTTTACCCTTTTATTTATTGAATCGCGCTTTACCGGCGCTCACTGAACGTCCGCGTGTCAAATTCGCGTCGGTTCAAGACCTTCGGGATATTAATTTGCTGCCGGTGATTTATCGTCCGGGAGTGTGGATTTTATCGGCGGTCGTGGCGTTTTTTTCGGCAATGAACCTGAGCAGCGAATGGGCGGATTTTGCGCTCTACCTGAACGCCGCAAACACCGGCGTGACGGATGCGATTTTCAACCGCGATATCAGTTTCTATCTCTTTAAACTGCCGGTCTGGGATTTGCTTGCCAACTGGTTTCTCGCCATCTGTTTCGTGCTGTTTATTGCGACAAGTTTGCTGGCGCTATATGTGAGTTACATCGAACGCATGCGCGGCGGCGATACGGTGAAAACCAATAAACAAACGGTTGCGGCAATCAGCATTGCCAGTGCGCTGCTTGCGCTTGGTTTTGCCTTGAATACCTATTTGAATCGCTTTGAATATCTCAGTAAACGACACGACCTGTTTTCCGGCGCAAACTATACCGATGTCAATGTGAGTCTGCCCGGTCTAACCGTCGTTATTGTGGTTTTGCTGCTTGCCCTGGTTGCTTTGCTTGCCAATGCCCTGGTGATGAAACGTGTGCGCATCATCGTCTGGAGCGCCATTATTATCGTGGCGACGTGGGTGATTGCGATTGGCATTTTGCCGTCATCGACCTATTCGTTTTCCGTCAAGCCCAATGAACTGGCGAAAGAATCGCCCTACATTCAACATAACATCATCGCCACCAGAACGGCTTTCGGGGTTGACCGGTTTGAAGAGCGTCCCCTGCAACCGACGCCAAGCGTGACGCCCGCGCACATTCAAAACAATCGCGACACCTTGAATAATCTCCGGCTCTGGGATCGCGACACCCTGCAAAAAGTGCTCGGTCAAATTCAAGCGATTCGTACTTATTACAAATTTGAAACGCCCGATGTTGACCGTTATACCGTCAATGGCAAACTCCGGCAGGTGCTGCTTGCGCCGCGCGAGATGGATGTTGAGCAATTGCCCGAACAATCGCGCAATTGGATCAATCAACATATCGTTTATACGCACGGGTACGGCGTAACCGTGTCAACCGTCAATGAATTTTCGAGCGAAGGGCAACCCAATCTTTTACTGAAAAATATGCCGGTTGAAAGCGCTTCGCCGGATTTGAAAATCACCCGCCCGGAAATTTATTTTGGTGAATCGACCGATTCCCATGTCTATGTGAAAACCAAACCCCAGGGCGGAACCCTCCCTGAATTTAACTATCCGGCAGAAGGCGACAACGATTCTTACAATGTATATGAAGGGCAATCGGGAATCGCGGTTGGCGGATTGTTCCGCAAACTGGCGCTCTCGGTTTATCTGGGCGACGGAACCAATCTGCTGTTTTCCGATTATGTAACCGCGGACTCGCGGGTTTTGATGCGCCGCGATATTGAACAGCGCATTAAAACCATTGCGCCGTTTTTAATGTATGACGATGACCCCTACATCGTCATCGGCAAGGACGGAAAACTTTACTGGATGATTGATGCCTTCACCTATTCAGACCGTTACCCTTATTCGACGGCTTATCGAGCCGCCGGTCAAAATGTGAATTACATTCGCAACTCGGTAAAAGTGGTGGTCGATGCCTATGAAGGCACGGCGAAGTTTTATGTCTTTGAACCGGATGACGCGATCATCAAATCGTATCAAAACATTTTCCCGCAGCTTTTCAAACCGGCAAGCGAAATGCCGGAGGATTTGCGCGAACACGTCCGCTATCCGAGTTTGCTCGTCAGTTTGCAGGCATTTGTTTACACCCTCTATCACATTCAAAACTCGCAGACTTTTTATAATCACGAAGACCTCTGGGCGATTGCCACCGAAGAAGGACTGAATGCGCAAAATAAGGAGGTCAATTACATGCGCCCTTACCATGTGTTGTTGCAGTTGCCGGGAACCGAAGGGCGTTTGGAATTTGCCAATATTTTACCGTTTACGCCTGCCGGTGAAGGGCGCAACAACATGATTGGCTGGCTGGCGGCGCGCAGCGATGGCGAAAAATATGGGCGCACCCTGGTTTATAGTTTTCCTAAAAATGTGACGATTAATGGACCCACGCAGATTCGCGCCCGGGTCAATCAGGATGCCTACCTGTCGCAGCAAATGACCCTGTGGAATCAAAAGGGTTCAAGGCTGATTCGCGGCAGTATGCTGGTCATTCCGCTTGCCGATGCCTTGATGTATGTCGAGCCGTTTTATCTGCAAGCCGAAAACAGCCCGTTGCCGGAACTGCGTCAGGTGGCAATTGCCACGCAAGACCGGCTGGTGTCGGGAAAGACTTTTGAAGAAGCCTTGAATGCGTTGATGCCCGGACTGGCAGCCCAAACGCCGGTTAGTGGTCAAGTCGCGCAACCCTCACCCACACCGTCAACCGATAAACCGTCAACTGATAAACCGTCAACCGGGCAACCATCGGAAATTGAGCGGTTGGCGAAGCAGGCTCAACAACTCATTACCGATTATGAACGCCTGTCTGCCGAAGGCAAACATCGCGATGCCGGCGAGAAGCTTGATCAATTGAAACAGGTGTTAAGCGAACTGGCGAAAAGGCGAAGCGGACAATAA
- a CDS encoding tetratricopeptide repeat protein: protein MMNEVGQRVYFAAGVEILLAQGCIRRDGETFFLRPKSLAVLTYLLEQRQRLVTKDELIQEVWQGIAVTDDALVQAIVEIRKALGDNSRQPRFIKTFAKTGYRFIGNLDEIRTGSLIFEETEEITSVEYEIQEEIQNLPANREALFSPTPPRKPFLKTRWVQGVVMIAGCLIIGLSLYAGVKLLAAGRSTAEVTLSKAPGKKSVAVLFFENQSATAELDWLREGLADMMITNLSRSNRLSVLSRQQLHLLFERTGHQRAATVRLDEALDLAQKTQAEVIILGSFAKLGDQVRIDAQIHDTRTGNLIAAEGMTADTPDQILAGVDALSHKLTAHLGVTSVEKEQPFAAVMTDNINAYRYYSLALEQTQMFQFPEALELLEKAIALDSEFAMAYARIGYVYAVRLGQGDKAKPYFAKALELGERLSDKERLFIAAWSANANYDTEQAIKTYQELLEKYPLEVEAYQRLSWLLLAQENYEETLAVLKQGVIIDPEAKDLYNAMGETYQMQGKNDEAQAAFERYIQLAPQDPNAYDSLAAFYQWLGRYDEAIATYNHALTINPESGVNIIHLGHTYFQQGRYRAALEQYERLAQIAANDRQRARARECQAFVYLQKGDLKRATNLAKQVMRLNTLNNMSLLYTFLARGDRQAVENLKPEVLATIPFTQYKHRGFLRLFYSLQGTLALQEGKSIEAIEHFKETLRHRPLSWNIYSYEDCLAKAYLQLGQFDEAIDEFQRILKINPHYPLAHFYLAEAYARKGDGEQSLRYYREFLQTWKAADADIPEIITAKKRLAGLN from the coding sequence ATGATGAATGAAGTGGGGCAGCGGGTATATTTTGCGGCAGGGGTCGAAATTCTCCTGGCGCAAGGCTGCATTCGCCGCGACGGCGAAACCTTCTTCCTGCGCCCAAAATCCCTGGCGGTGCTCACCTATCTGCTGGAACAACGCCAACGGCTGGTTACCAAAGACGAGTTAATTCAGGAGGTCTGGCAAGGCATCGCGGTAACGGATGACGCGCTGGTGCAGGCGATTGTCGAAATCCGCAAAGCCCTTGGCGACAATTCCAGACAGCCACGCTTCATCAAGACATTTGCCAAAACCGGCTATCGCTTTATCGGTAACCTTGATGAAATTCGCACCGGCAGTTTGATTTTTGAAGAGACCGAAGAAATCACCTCAGTTGAATATGAGATTCAAGAAGAAATTCAAAACCTGCCCGCCAACCGTGAAGCCTTATTCTCACCCACGCCTCCCCGGAAACCTTTTTTAAAGACTCGATGGGTGCAGGGGGTCGTCATGATTGCCGGATGCTTAATCATCGGATTGAGTCTGTATGCCGGAGTGAAATTATTGGCTGCCGGTCGTTCGACAGCCGAAGTCACTTTATCGAAAGCGCCGGGGAAAAAATCTGTGGCTGTGTTATTTTTTGAAAATCAATCCGCCACTGCGGAACTGGATTGGTTACGCGAAGGTCTGGCGGATATGATGATCACCAACCTGTCGCGTTCCAATCGTCTGTCGGTACTCAGCCGCCAGCAACTCCACCTTTTGTTTGAACGCACAGGACACCAGCGCGCCGCCACGGTTCGCCTGGATGAAGCTTTAGACCTTGCGCAAAAAACTCAAGCCGAAGTCATCATTCTTGGAAGTTTCGCTAAACTTGGCGATCAGGTTCGCATCGACGCGCAGATTCACGACACGCGCACCGGTAATCTCATCGCCGCCGAAGGGATGACAGCCGATACACCCGACCAGATTCTGGCAGGCGTTGATGCGTTATCACACAAACTCACGGCGCATCTCGGCGTAACCAGCGTAGAGAAAGAGCAGCCTTTCGCCGCCGTAATGACCGACAACATCAATGCCTATCGTTACTATTCGCTCGCGCTTGAGCAAACGCAGATGTTTCAATTCCCTGAAGCTCTCGAATTACTTGAAAAAGCCATAGCACTCGATAGCGAATTTGCGATGGCTTATGCGCGCATCGGTTATGTCTATGCAGTGCGCCTGGGGCAGGGCGACAAAGCCAAACCCTATTTTGCCAAAGCCCTCGAACTGGGCGAGCGGTTAAGCGATAAAGAACGATTGTTCATTGCCGCCTGGTCTGCCAACGCCAACTATGATACCGAGCAGGCAATCAAAACCTATCAGGAGCTTTTGGAAAAATATCCGCTGGAGGTTGAAGCCTATCAACGACTCAGTTGGTTGTTGCTGGCGCAGGAAAATTATGAAGAAACTCTGGCGGTTCTCAAACAAGGCGTGATTATTGACCCCGAGGCTAAAGACCTTTACAACGCGATGGGAGAAACCTATCAGATGCAGGGCAAAAATGACGAAGCCCAAGCGGCTTTTGAACGCTACATTCAACTCGCGCCGCAAGACCCCAATGCCTATGACAGTCTGGCAGCTTTTTATCAGTGGCTCGGTCGTTATGATGAAGCCATCGCAACATACAATCACGCTTTAACCATCAACCCGGAATCCGGCGTCAACATTATCCATCTCGGTCATACATACTTTCAGCAAGGTCGCTACCGTGCCGCGCTTGAACAGTACGAACGACTTGCGCAAATTGCTGCAAACGACCGCCAGCGCGCCCGCGCTCGTGAATGTCAGGCGTTTGTCTATTTGCAAAAAGGCGATCTCAAACGCGCCACCAATTTGGCAAAGCAAGTCATGCGACTGAATACGTTAAATAATATGAGCCTTCTGTATACGTTTTTGGCGCGAGGGGATCGCCAGGCGGTAGAGAATTTAAAACCTGAAGTCCTGGCGACCATTCCCTTCACACAGTATAAACATCGCGGTTTCTTGCGACTTTTCTACAGTCTGCAAGGCACGCTTGCTTTACAGGAAGGAAAATCCATTGAAGCTATCGAACATTTCAAAGAAACGCTGCGCCATCGCCCGCTCTCCTGGAATATTTATTCGTATGAAGATTGTCTCGCCAAAGCTTATCTACAACTCGGTCAGTTTGATGAGGCTATTGATGAATTTCAACGCATCTTGAAAATCAATCCCCATTATCCGCTGGCACATTTTTATCTGGCAGAGGCTTATGCGAGAAAAGGCGACGGCGAACAATCGCTCCGCTATTACCGGGAATTTCTGCAAACCTGGAAAGCGGCAGACGCAGATATTCCCGAAATCATCACCGCTAAAAAACGGCTCGCCGGTTTGAATTGA